The following coding sequences lie in one Pirellulales bacterium genomic window:
- a CDS encoding sulfotransferase: MTQSPASDPQPPKKPAKARDWMPMFWDGMNFPAWTRLLIKNRFRLGWQWWYMLPMVTAFSLFHSAYRAWQWILVNWWIKEKFEYQPLFILGHWRSGTTLLHELLVLDKRHTYPTTYECFAPNHFVITESLGTKLLAYMVPTRRPMDNMAAGWQRPQEDEFALCNLGLPSPYLTIAFPNEPPQDQEYWTLEHVPRADVERWKRVFRRFLQYINVRTKTPQRIVLKSPPHTGRVKVLLEMFPDAKFVHIVRDPFVIFPSTVHLWKTLYSTQGMQKARFEGLEEYVLANLTRMYERFEIDRELIPQGNFCELRYETLVADPVAGIKEVYEKLGLGGFDQVLPALQDYVASTKGYETNKYRDLAPELREAISQRWRGYIEKYGYARDIAAGAPR, from the coding sequence ATGACGCAATCCCCTGCCAGCGATCCCCAGCCGCCTAAGAAGCCCGCCAAAGCGCGCGACTGGATGCCGATGTTCTGGGACGGGATGAACTTTCCGGCTTGGACCCGGCTGCTCATCAAGAACCGCTTTCGCCTGGGCTGGCAGTGGTGGTACATGCTGCCGATGGTCACCGCATTCAGCCTGTTTCACTCGGCTTACCGCGCGTGGCAGTGGATCCTGGTGAATTGGTGGATCAAGGAGAAGTTCGAGTACCAGCCATTGTTCATCCTGGGGCATTGGCGCTCGGGCACGACGCTCTTGCACGAGCTGTTGGTGCTCGACAAGCGGCACACGTACCCGACGACCTATGAGTGCTTCGCGCCGAATCACTTCGTGATCACCGAATCGCTGGGGACCAAGCTGCTGGCATACATGGTGCCCACGCGACGGCCCATGGATAACATGGCCGCCGGCTGGCAGCGTCCGCAGGAAGACGAATTCGCGCTGTGCAACCTGGGCTTACCATCTCCGTACCTGACGATCGCCTTTCCCAACGAGCCGCCGCAGGATCAGGAGTATTGGACGCTCGAGCACGTCCCCCGCGCCGACGTCGAGCGCTGGAAGCGCGTCTTTCGCCGCTTCTTGCAGTACATCAACGTGCGCACCAAGACGCCGCAGCGCATCGTCTTGAAATCGCCGCCACATACCGGCCGGGTGAAGGTGCTGCTGGAGATGTTCCCGGACGCGAAGTTCGTTCACATCGTGCGCGATCCGTTCGTGATCTTTCCCTCGACCGTGCACCTGTGGAAAACGCTCTATTCGACCCAAGGAATGCAGAAGGCGCGCTTCGAAGGATTGGAAGAATACGTGCTGGCGAATCTCACGCGCATGTACGAACGGTTCGAGATCGATCGCGAATTGATTCCCCAGGGCAATTTCTGCGAGCTGCGCTACGAGACGCTGGTGGCCGATCCGGTGGCCGGCATCAAGGAAGTCTACGAAAAGCTGGGCCTGGGAGGGTTCGACCAGGTGCTGCCGGCCTTGCAGGACTACGTAGCCTCGACCAAGGGTTACGAAACGAACAAGTACCGCGACCTGGCTCCGGAGCTGCGCGAAGCTATTTCTCAGCGGTGGCGTGGTTATATTGAAAAATATGGTTACGCGCGCGACATCGCCGCCGGCGCGCCGCGATAG
- a CDS encoding helix-hairpin-helix domain-containing protein, whose product MSPRAKPPEPRWLLRRADQAVVAGLVAVALVAMGLWWAGQGGLRGRLVEFERLPARTAQFQVDINSAAWPELSQLPGIGEALARRIVESREQEGPFADHQELRRVRGIGPRTLERITPFLRPMPETANVAGP is encoded by the coding sequence ATGTCGCCTCGCGCCAAACCTCCGGAGCCGCGTTGGCTGTTGCGCCGCGCTGATCAGGCCGTCGTAGCCGGGCTGGTGGCCGTGGCGCTCGTGGCGATGGGTCTGTGGTGGGCCGGCCAGGGAGGGCTGAGGGGCCGGCTGGTCGAGTTCGAACGGCTCCCGGCGCGCACGGCACAGTTCCAGGTCGATATAAATTCCGCGGCCTGGCCCGAGCTCTCGCAGTTGCCCGGCATCGGCGAGGCGTTGGCGCGGCGGATCGTCGAATCGCGCGAGCAGGAAGGCCCTTTCGCCGATCACCAGGAGCTGCGCCGCGTGCGCGGCATCGGCCCGCGCACCTTGGAGCGCATTACGCCGTTTCTGCGTCCGATGCCGGAGACGGCCAACGTCGCTGGGCCGTAA
- a CDS encoding APC family permease codes for MDHLPTSADAPHDELIRDFGLAKATALNMSNMIGIGPFITMNLILGAMGGPQAILGWIVGVLLAICDGMVWSELSAAMPGSGGSYLYLRECFGRERWGRFMAFMFIWQFLLSGPLEIASGAIGLSKYAAYPLVHFGWVEGARPNDDALGSDEESAAAIEAGVPEAWSSKAIAERAIAFGVSAVAVMLLYRRITAIGRLTLFLWLAMLGTVLFMIVSGLMHFDKNLIVPFPENAFHVDGKFLFGLGTAMGIAMYDYLGYYDVCYIGDEVQHPEKNIPRSIMISVVAVAVIYMTMNISFIGVIPWQEVGDTVATTFVEKLYGPGAACLITLFVALTAFASIFAMFLGYSRIPYAAARDGTFFSYFDHLHPKQKFPDRSLLVVGVITMLASLWTLEDVINAILACRILVQFVGQNAGLMHYRRTHSQRAMPFRMWLYPLPCWIAFAGWMFIFGSKLVGQIANPWYKQEALLGLLVIAAGAGIFLVWSARARQWPFTRSQT; via the coding sequence ATGGATCACTTGCCGACCAGTGCCGACGCGCCCCATGACGAGCTGATTCGCGATTTTGGTCTGGCCAAGGCCACGGCCTTGAACATGTCGAACATGATCGGCATCGGGCCGTTCATCACGATGAATCTCATCCTGGGGGCGATGGGAGGCCCGCAGGCCATTCTCGGTTGGATCGTCGGCGTCCTTCTGGCCATCTGCGACGGCATGGTATGGAGCGAGCTGTCGGCGGCCATGCCTGGCTCCGGCGGTAGCTACTTGTATCTCCGCGAGTGCTTCGGCCGCGAGCGGTGGGGTCGCTTCATGGCCTTCATGTTCATCTGGCAGTTCCTGCTCAGCGGGCCGTTGGAAATCGCCAGTGGCGCCATCGGCCTGAGCAAGTACGCCGCCTATCCGCTGGTCCACTTCGGCTGGGTCGAAGGGGCTCGTCCGAATGACGATGCGCTCGGCAGCGACGAAGAGTCGGCCGCCGCGATCGAGGCCGGCGTGCCCGAGGCCTGGAGCAGCAAAGCCATCGCCGAACGGGCGATCGCCTTCGGCGTCTCGGCAGTGGCGGTCATGCTCCTCTATCGCCGCATCACCGCCATCGGGCGCCTGACGCTGTTTCTATGGCTCGCCATGCTCGGCACCGTGCTGTTCATGATCGTCAGCGGCTTGATGCACTTCGACAAGAACCTGATCGTTCCGTTTCCCGAAAATGCCTTTCACGTGGACGGCAAGTTCCTGTTCGGACTGGGGACGGCGATGGGAATCGCCATGTACGACTACCTGGGGTATTACGACGTTTGCTACATCGGCGACGAGGTGCAGCATCCGGAAAAGAACATTCCACGATCGATCATGATCTCGGTCGTGGCCGTGGCCGTGATCTACATGACGATGAACATCAGCTTCATCGGCGTTATTCCCTGGCAGGAAGTAGGCGACACCGTCGCGACGACGTTCGTCGAGAAACTCTATGGACCAGGCGCCGCCTGCCTGATCACGCTGTTCGTCGCGCTCACGGCCTTCGCGTCGATCTTCGCCATGTTCCTGGGCTACTCGCGGATTCCGTACGCTGCCGCGCGCGACGGAACGTTCTTTTCCTACTTCGATCACTTACACCCGAAGCAGAAATTCCCGGATCGATCGCTGCTGGTGGTGGGAGTCATCACCATGCTCGCCAGCCTGTGGACGCTCGAAGACGTGATCAACGCCATCCTTGCCTGCCGTATCCTCGTGCAGTTCGTCGGACAGAATGCGGGACTGATGCACTATCGACGGACGCATTCCCAGCGCGCGATGCCCTTTCGCATGTGGCTCTATCCCTTGCCGTGCTGGATCGCCTTCGCCGGCTGGATGTTTATCTTTGGATCGAAGCTCGTCGGGCAGATCGCGAATCCCTGGTACAAGCAGGAAGCGCTCCTCGGTTTGCTCGTGATCGCGGCCGGTGCTGGGATCTTCCTGGTGTGGAGCGCGCGGGCACGTCAGTGGCCGTTCACACGAAGCCAGACGTGA
- a CDS encoding response regulator transcription factor, with translation MSIRLLIADDHLVVRTGLKSLVATTDIEIVGEASTGGECVRLVQELNPDVVLLDIRMPDGDGLNALSRLKLDRPQMPVLVFSTYDNPTYVARAVALGANGYVSKGATKDELLLAIHTVARGENAWTRDELRRVTGALATPRLASDIDVPLTQRESEVLRQLSYGLTNKEIAQSLQISYETVKEHVQHILRKLGVSDRTQAAVWAVRKGLV, from the coding sequence ATGTCCATCCGACTGTTGATTGCCGACGACCATCTTGTCGTCCGCACCGGGTTGAAAAGCCTGGTAGCCACTACCGACATCGAAATCGTGGGGGAAGCATCCACCGGCGGTGAATGCGTCCGTCTCGTCCAAGAACTAAACCCGGACGTCGTGCTCTTGGACATCCGCATGCCGGACGGCGACGGGCTGAACGCGTTGAGCCGTCTGAAGCTCGATCGGCCGCAAATGCCGGTGCTGGTCTTTTCGACCTATGACAATCCGACATATGTCGCCCGTGCCGTGGCACTGGGCGCCAATGGCTACGTGTCGAAGGGAGCGACCAAGGACGAGCTACTGCTGGCCATTCATACCGTGGCCCGCGGCGAAAACGCCTGGACGCGCGATGAGCTGCGTCGCGTGACCGGCGCCCTGGCCACGCCGCGCTTGGCATCGGATATCGACGTGCCGCTGACGCAGCGCGAAAGCGAAGTGCTGCGGCAGCTCAGCTACGGACTGACGAACAAGGAAATCGCGCAATCGCTGCAGATCAGCTACGAGACGGTGAAGGAGCACGTGCAGCACATCCTGCGCAAGCTTGGCGTCTCGGACCGTACGCAAGCCGCCGTGTGGGCGGTGCGCAAGGGGCTGGTCTAG
- a CDS encoding MFS transporter: MKPRTGPIFALCVLFAINMMNFFDRLIIGAVGEDIRDAWKISDTDLGNLGTAFILLYAAIGIPLGRIADRGNRSRILTVGVFFWSLLTAACGLARNFWQMVVLRLAVGVGEATCAPASSSLIGDLFPANRRAKAMGFFMLGLPLGNAASFAVSGYMAANYGWQSAFFVAFIPGLLCAAAALMITEPVRGQAEEHAVSTRRREGSPYWLVLSIPTMCWIIASGALHNFNMYAIGGFLKSFLVRYHELDKASAGNVATVVYGLVGVPGLFLGGWLGDRLYKTRINGRLLVAATALGLSVPLIYFALEQPTGQVLLFSVLFGFGCGLMYTYYSTVYSTVQDVIEPSLRGTAMALYFCAMYALGGALGPVGFGKLSQHFTTQAALDAGVSLAGKTKVEIFDALAPFAGQGIHQAMYVMPLVNLVLAVVLFLGTRTVAADAERLQKWMREAAEEDAAERELQRTGA; this comes from the coding sequence ATGAAACCACGCACCGGGCCCATCTTCGCGCTTTGCGTCCTGTTCGCCATCAACATGATGAACTTCTTCGACCGGCTCATCATCGGAGCCGTCGGCGAGGACATTCGTGATGCTTGGAAAATCAGCGACACCGATCTCGGCAATCTCGGCACCGCATTCATCCTGCTTTACGCGGCGATCGGTATCCCGCTGGGCCGCATTGCCGATCGTGGCAACCGCTCGCGCATTCTGACGGTCGGCGTGTTCTTCTGGAGCCTGTTGACCGCGGCTTGCGGACTGGCGCGAAATTTCTGGCAAATGGTCGTGCTGCGCCTCGCCGTGGGCGTCGGCGAGGCAACGTGCGCGCCGGCCTCTTCTTCGCTGATTGGCGACCTGTTCCCGGCCAACCGCCGCGCCAAAGCCATGGGCTTTTTTATGCTCGGCCTGCCGCTGGGGAACGCCGCCAGTTTTGCCGTCAGTGGATACATGGCCGCCAATTACGGCTGGCAATCGGCCTTCTTCGTCGCTTTCATCCCGGGCTTGCTGTGCGCCGCGGCCGCGCTCATGATCACGGAGCCGGTGCGCGGACAAGCCGAAGAGCACGCCGTCAGCACGCGCCGCCGCGAAGGTTCGCCCTACTGGCTCGTGCTTAGCATCCCGACCATGTGCTGGATCATCGCCTCCGGCGCCCTGCACAATTTCAACATGTACGCCATTGGCGGATTCCTCAAATCGTTTCTCGTCCGTTACCACGAATTGGATAAAGCTAGCGCCGGAAATGTGGCAACGGTCGTCTACGGACTGGTCGGTGTGCCAGGATTGTTTCTTGGCGGCTGGCTCGGCGACCGCCTGTACAAGACCCGCATCAACGGTCGATTGCTCGTGGCCGCGACCGCGCTTGGGCTGAGCGTGCCTTTGATCTACTTCGCGCTCGAGCAGCCCACCGGCCAGGTGCTGCTCTTCAGTGTCCTGTTCGGTTTTGGCTGCGGGCTGATGTACACGTATTATTCAACCGTCTATTCGACGGTGCAGGACGTCATCGAACCGTCGCTGCGCGGAACGGCCATGGCCCTCTATTTCTGCGCCATGTACGCTCTCGGCGGGGCGCTAGGCCCGGTGGGCTTCGGCAAGCTCAGCCAACATTTCACGACGCAAGCGGCGCTCGATGCCGGCGTCTCGCTGGCCGGCAAGACGAAGGTCGAGATTTTCGATGCTCTTGCCCCATTTGCCGGCCAGGGCATTCATCAGGCAATGTACGTGATGCCGCTGGTGAACCTCGTACTAGCGGTCGTCCTCTTCCTCGGCACGCGCACCGTGGCCGCCGACGCCGAACGTTTGCAGAAGTGGATGCGCGAAGCGGCAGAAGAAGACGCGGCCGAGCGAGAGCTTCAGCGCACAGGCGCTTAG
- the galE gene encoding UDP-glucose 4-epimerase GalE, with product MRILVTGGAGYIGSHASRLLARAGHDVWCYDNLSRGHRQAALPGRIIEGEVADQAKLTAVLRDKQIEAVMHFAAFALVGESVAEPHKYYQNNVVASLALLEAMRAADVKRIVFSSTTATYGVPDRVPITEDTPQRPINPYGFSKLVIEQALLDYAHAYDFGFAALRYFNAAGASPDGDLGEVDRSKSRLIPLVLSVALGQREAITIFGDDYPTPDGTCIRDYIHVDDLGAAHLKAIERLSPGQKLLLNLGTGRGHSVRQVVDVCRRVSGREIPVRLAPRRPGDPAELVADASRARSVLDWQPRYPELEQIVETAWRWHSTHPQGFAAP from the coding sequence GTGAGGATACTAGTAACCGGCGGAGCAGGCTATATCGGCAGCCATGCGTCGCGTCTGCTGGCGCGGGCTGGGCACGACGTGTGGTGTTACGACAATCTCTCGCGCGGCCATCGCCAGGCTGCTCTGCCGGGGCGGATCATCGAAGGCGAAGTCGCCGACCAGGCGAAGCTCACCGCCGTTTTGCGCGACAAGCAGATCGAAGCCGTGATGCATTTCGCGGCCTTTGCCCTGGTGGGCGAATCCGTGGCCGAGCCCCACAAATACTATCAGAACAATGTCGTCGCCAGCCTGGCCTTGCTGGAAGCGATGCGGGCCGCGGACGTCAAACGCATCGTCTTTTCCAGCACGACGGCCACCTATGGCGTGCCGGATCGCGTGCCCATCACCGAGGACACGCCGCAACGCCCCATCAATCCCTATGGATTCAGCAAGCTGGTGATCGAGCAGGCGCTGTTGGACTACGCGCACGCTTACGATTTCGGCTTCGCGGCGCTCCGTTACTTCAACGCGGCCGGCGCCAGCCCCGACGGCGACCTGGGAGAAGTCGATCGTTCGAAGTCGCGCCTCATTCCGCTGGTGCTGAGCGTGGCGCTCGGGCAGCGCGAGGCGATCACGATTTTTGGCGACGATTATCCCACGCCCGATGGAACCTGCATTCGCGATTACATCCACGTCGACGATCTTGGCGCGGCGCATTTGAAAGCCATCGAACGACTCAGCCCCGGTCAGAAGCTGCTTCTGAACCTGGGAACCGGCCGCGGGCACAGCGTGCGGCAAGTTGTCGACGTCTGCCGCCGCGTCAGCGGGCGCGAGATTCCCGTGCGCCTGGCGCCGCGCCGGCCGGGCGATCCGGCGGAACTCGTGGCCGATGCCTCGCGAGCGCGGAGCGTGCTCGACTGGCAGCCGCGCTATCCGGAGCTGGAACAAATCGTCGAGACCGCCTGGCGCTGGCACAGCACGCATCCGCAGGGATTCGCTGCTCCGTAG
- the xerD gene encoding site-specific tyrosine recombinase XerD → MAPSKRKLLRAAAKGVPASEHPWVEAFAGYLQSECHLAANSVAAYRRDLRRFYDWLGKRNVARLSIQELAEYAGWLHDQQLAPASLARHLVSLKLFFRYLQLEGALTENLAELLGSQKLWQRVPEVLSPTIVEKMLEGPVAGQPCWRRDRAMLELLYASGCRASELSGMQLRDMHLDEGHCLCHGKGDKQRLVPLGRRAIDAVRQYLEHERPTLAAFSILPPPWLLLSRRGQQLRRERIWELVKRYAVAAGAPESVSPHTLRHTFATHLLSGGADLRQVQEMLGHASIATTQIYTHVDPTRLKAVHKQFHPRG, encoded by the coding sequence ATGGCTCCTTCCAAACGAAAACTGTTGCGGGCCGCGGCCAAGGGTGTGCCGGCTTCCGAACATCCGTGGGTCGAAGCTTTCGCCGGCTATTTGCAGAGCGAATGTCACCTGGCGGCCAACTCCGTGGCCGCTTATCGCCGCGACCTGCGACGATTCTACGACTGGCTGGGCAAGCGCAACGTGGCCAGGCTGTCGATCCAGGAGCTGGCCGAATACGCCGGCTGGTTGCACGACCAGCAATTGGCCCCCGCATCGCTCGCGCGGCATCTGGTCTCGCTCAAGCTTTTTTTCCGGTATCTGCAATTGGAAGGAGCCCTGACCGAGAACCTGGCCGAGTTGCTCGGCAGTCAAAAGCTGTGGCAGCGCGTGCCCGAGGTGCTGTCGCCGACGATCGTCGAGAAGATGTTAGAGGGCCCGGTGGCCGGACAGCCGTGCTGGCGGCGCGATCGCGCCATGCTCGAGTTGCTGTACGCGAGCGGATGCCGGGCCTCGGAGCTGTCGGGCATGCAGCTGCGCGACATGCACCTCGACGAAGGGCATTGCTTGTGCCACGGCAAGGGAGACAAGCAGCGCCTGGTGCCGCTGGGGCGGCGGGCCATCGACGCGGTGCGGCAATATCTCGAACACGAGCGGCCGACGCTCGCGGCGTTTTCCATCCTGCCGCCGCCGTGGCTCTTATTGTCGCGGCGCGGCCAGCAATTGCGCCGTGAGCGCATCTGGGAACTGGTCAAACGATACGCCGTCGCGGCAGGCGCGCCGGAATCGGTCAGCCCACACACATTGCGGCACACGTTCGCCACGCACTTGCTGTCGGGCGGGGCCGATCTGCGCCAGGTGCAAGAGATGCTCGGACACGCCAGCATCGCCACGACGCAGATCTACACGCACGTGGATCCCACGCGGCTGAAGGCGGTCCACAAGCAATTTCATCCGCGCGGATAG
- a CDS encoding tetratricopeptide repeat protein — MLVAVFLLLVVGAQARAGDDTVRMRPSGTAKGSISLMTSTEVALDMAAGQKKQIPVNEIDSISYDGEPPELKLARSESSNGNYEGALKSLDKIDPAKVNRPEIKHDLQFYRAFCHARLALAGSGDIPKAGSEMRQFVKENPTNYHFLVAAETLGDLFAAIGRPELAFEQYATVERAPWPEYKMRGGVAKGRILVAQKKYPEALATFDAVLKLTGDEKGPAASLKLAAQLGKATCLAATGQPDPAIAAVQAVIDNADPEDNELNARAYLTLGNCYRQKEGATKDALLAYLHVDLLYPSNREAHAEALSNLARLWNELGKPERALQATQLLKDRYASTVWAKQ, encoded by the coding sequence ATGCTCGTCGCTGTTTTCCTGTTGCTCGTCGTTGGCGCGCAAGCGCGGGCGGGCGATGACACCGTGCGCATGCGTCCCAGCGGAACGGCCAAAGGGTCGATCAGCTTGATGACGTCCACGGAAGTTGCGCTCGATATGGCGGCAGGCCAGAAGAAGCAGATTCCGGTCAACGAGATCGACTCGATCAGTTACGACGGCGAACCGCCGGAACTCAAGCTCGCGCGCAGCGAATCCTCGAACGGCAACTACGAAGGCGCGCTCAAGTCGCTCGACAAGATCGACCCCGCCAAGGTCAATCGCCCCGAGATCAAACACGATCTGCAGTTTTACCGCGCCTTCTGCCACGCCCGCCTGGCGCTGGCAGGCTCGGGCGATATTCCCAAGGCCGGCAGCGAAATGCGCCAGTTCGTCAAAGAGAATCCGACCAACTATCACTTCCTGGTCGCCGCCGAGACGCTGGGCGATTTGTTCGCGGCGATCGGGCGTCCGGAACTGGCCTTCGAACAATACGCGACCGTCGAGCGTGCTCCCTGGCCCGAATACAAAATGCGCGGCGGCGTCGCCAAGGGGCGCATTCTCGTGGCGCAAAAGAAATATCCCGAGGCGCTCGCCACCTTCGATGCGGTGCTGAAGCTGACCGGCGATGAGAAAGGGCCGGCCGCAAGTCTGAAGCTCGCCGCGCAGCTGGGCAAGGCCACGTGCCTGGCCGCCACCGGTCAACCCGACCCGGCCATCGCCGCCGTGCAAGCGGTGATCGATAACGCCGATCCGGAAGACAACGAACTCAACGCCCGCGCGTATCTCACGTTGGGCAATTGCTACCGGCAAAAAGAAGGGGCTACGAAAGACGCCTTGTTGGCGTATCTGCACGTCGATCTGTTATATCCCAGCAACCGCGAAGCCCATGCCGAGGCGCTCTCCAACCTGGCCCGGCTGTGGAACGAGCTGGGCAAGCCGGAGCGCGCTTTGCAAGCCACGCAACTGCTCAAAGATCGTTACGCGAGCACCGTGTGGGCCAAGCAGTAG